The genomic interval AAGCCCGAGCCGTCAGCAGCGCCGCTGTCGTCTGACCGGTCGTCCGCACGCTGTATACCGCAAGTTCGGCCTGTGCCGTAACAAATTGCGTGAAGCAGCCATGCGCGGTGACGTGCCTGGTCTGGTTAAATCAAGCTGGTAATGACGGCTGTTTTCAGGAGCAGAATCCTATGAGTATGCAAGATCCTTTGGCAGATATGCTAACCCGCGTGCGTAACGCACAAATGGTTGGTAAGCCGAGCGTTACCATGCCGTCTTCAAACTTGAAGGCAAGCGTTGCACGCGTGCTGACAGAAGAAGGCTATGTATCAGGTTTTGATGTAAGCGAAGGCGTTAAGCCAGAACTGACCATCGAACTGAAATACTTCGAAGGTAAGCCAGTTATCGCTGAGCTTGACCGTGTAAGTCGTCCAGGCTTACGTAATTATGCTGGGAAAGATGAGCTGCCTTCAGTCCGTGGTGGATTGGGTGTTGCGATTGTTTCTACCAGTAAAGGTGTTATGACCGACCGCGCAGCACGTGTTGCTGGCGTGGGCGGTGAAGTGCTCTGCACTGTTTTCTAACGGGAAGTCGTCATGTCACGAGTTGCAAAAAGTCCGGTTGAAATACCTGCTGGCGTTGATGTTAGTCTGAAAGGTCAAAACATCAATATTAAAGGCAAGCAAGGTACATTGGCACTCGCGGTTCATACTTCGGTAGAAGTGAAGCAGGACGGTACCGTTCTGACTTTCGCACCGCGCGATAATGCCAAGCAGTCCAATGCGTTAGCGGGTACTACCCGTGCGCTGGTAAACAACATGGTTAAAGGTGTTACAGCCGGTTTCGAAAAGAAACTGACTCTCATCGGTGTTGGTTACCGTGCGAAAGCATCTGGAAACACTGTAAACCTGACGTTGGGCTTTTCTCATCCTATCGATTACACCCTCCCGGCGGGTGTAACGGCTGAGACCCCTAGTCAGACCGAAGTAGTACTGAAGAGCGCCGACAAGCAATTGCTTGGTCAGGTTGCTGCTGAGATTCGCGCATTCCGTCCACCAGAGCCTTACAAGGGCAAGGGTGTTCGCTATAGCGACGAAAATGTACTGCGTAAAGAAGCTAAGAAGAAGTAGGGCTAGGATATGAGCGACAAGAAAATTGCTCGTCAACGTCGTGCTACCAAGGCTCGTGCGAAAATCGCCGAGCTGAAAGTTACCCGTTTGACGATTCATCGCACTCCACGCCATATCTACGCCCAGATTATTTCTGGCGAGGGCGCCAAAGTGTTAGCTTGTGCATCAACTCTTGATAAGAGCTTGCGCGAAGGTAAAACAGGCAACGTAGATGCCGCCAAGGCTGTTGGCAGTCTGATCGCTGAGCGCGCGAAAGCCGCTGGCGTGACCCAAGTAGCGTTCGATCGCAGTGGTTTCAAATACCACGGTCGGATTAAAGCATTGGCCGACGCCGCGCGTGAAGCCGGCCTGGAATTCTAAGGGTTGAATCATGGCTTACGAAAAGAAAGATACAGGTAATACCGAAGGCTTGCAGGAAAAGCTAGTCCAGGTAAACCGCGTTGCAAAAACTGTTAAAGGTGGTCGTATTTTTGCGTTCACAGCATTGACAGTTGTTGGTGACGGAAACGGTAAAGTAGGTTTCGGTCGCGGTAAAGCGCGCGAAGTGCCTATCGCAATCCAGAAAGCTATGGAAGCTGCCCGTCGCAACATGATCCAAGTTGAATTGAATGGCGATACCATTCAGTACGCAACCAAGGGTCGCCACGGCGGTTCTAAAGTTTACATGCAGCCTGCTTCTCAAGGTACCGGTGTTATTGCCGGTGGTGCGATGCGTGCGGTGCTGGAAATTGCTGGCGTCCAAAACATTTTGTCTAAGTGCTACGGTTCTACCAACCCGGTAAACGTTGTACGTGCGACATTCGACGCGCTCAAGGCTATGGTTTCTCCGGAATCCGTTGCGGCTAAGCGTGGCAAAAGTGTTGAAGACATTTTGGGCTAAGGCCTGAGACAAGAACTGAGAATTCGGAACGACTATGGCTAAGAAAACTGTCAAAGTGACTCAGGTAAAAAGCTCAATCGGCCGCCTGAAAAAGCACCAAGCCTGTTTGAAGGGCTTGGGACTGCGTCGCATCGGCCACACTGCTGAAGTAGAAGATACTCCAGCAACACGTGGAATGATTAACAAAGTGACCTATATGGTCCAGGTTGAGGGAGAGTAATATGCGTCTTAATACTCTGAGCCCAAACCCCGGCCGCAATCATGCCAAGAAGCGCGTAGGTCGCGGTATTGGTAGCGGTTTGGGTAAAACTGCTGGTCGCGGTCACAAGGGTTTAAAATCCCGTTCTGGTGGCAGTGTTCGTCCAGGCTTCGAAGGCGGTCAAATGCCTTTGCAGAAGCGCTTGCCAAAGTTTGGCTTCTCTTCACGTATCGGCCGCGTCACTGCGGAAGTGCGTTTAGGCGAGTTAAATAAGGTAGAAGGCGAACTAATTGATTTGGAAGCGTTGAAGCGAGCTGATATCATCGGCACCAACATTAAACGCGCCAAGATCATGTTGTCCGGCGAGCTGACTAAAGCAGTTACCGTTAAAGGTCTTGCTGTTACCAAGGGCGCCAAAGCTGCGATTGAAGCCGCTGGCGGTAAAGTAGAAGAATAATACGAGGTCCCAATGGCGAGTAATCTGCCATTAGGAAATCAGAAAGGTTTAGGCGAGCTTTGGGCTCGCCTTCGTTTTCTGTTTCTGGCTATTGTTGTATATCGGATAGGGACTCACATCCCTGTACCAGGCTTAGATCCTGATCGTTTGGCTAGCTTGTTCAACCAAAACCAAGGCACTATCTTGGGTTTGTTTAACATGTTTTCCGGCGGTGCGCTCGAGCGCATGAGTATCTTGGCGTTGGGTATCATGCCTTACATTTCTGCATCGATTATTATGCAGTTGATGACGGCCGTAACCCCCTCTTTAGAACAGTTAAAGAAGGAAGGTGATGCGGGTCGGCGCAAGATTAGCCAGTACACTCGTTACTTCACGGTAATGTTGGCGACTTTCCAGGGTATCGCGATGGCGGTGGGTTTCTCTGGTCAGGCGTATGGCGGCGAACCGGGTTTTAGCTTCTATTTTATTGCGGTTGTGTCACTCGTGACCGGCGCCGTATTTATGATGTGGTTAGGTGAGCAGGTTACTGAGCGCGGTATTGGTAATGGTATATCCATGCTGATTTTCGCAGGTATCGTAGCCGGTCTACCCAGCGCGGTTGGTCAGGCATTTGAAAGCTCGCGTCAGGGCGATTTGCACATCCTGATGTTGTTGGCAATCACCTTCCTGGCGATAGCGATTGTGTGGTTTGTGGTGCGTGTTGAGCGTGGTCAACGCCGTATTACGGTGAACTACGCCAAGCGTCAGCAGGGGCGGCAAGCCTTCGCGGCGCAAACCAGCCATTTACCCTTGAAAGTGAACATGGCCGGTGTAATCCCGCCCATTTTCGCGAGTAGTTTACTGTTGTTCCCTGCCTCCATTTCCAGTTGGTTTGGTCAGGGTGAAGGTGCCGGTGCAGAGTTTTTACAAGAGTTGGCGTTAGCTATTGGCCCAGGCCAGCCGCTTAACTTCGTCTTGTTTGCTGCGATGATCATCTTCTTCTGCTTCTTCTATACGGCGTTGATGTTTAACCCGAAAGAAGTGGCGGATAACCTTAAGAAATCTGGTGCTTACATCCCAGGGATTCGTCCCGGTGAGCAGTCGGCTAAGTATATTGATACCGTGCTGACCCGCTTGACTGTTGTAGGTGCGCTGTACATGGCAGCAGTGTGTTTGTTGCCGCAGTTTTTGATCGTAGCGACCAATGTGCCTTTCTATCTAGGTGGTACTTCGCTATTGATTGTGGTTGTGGTTGTCATGGACTTTATGTCCCAAGTGCAAGCCCATTTAATGTCTCATCAGTATGATTCACTGATGAAGAAATCAAACTTGAAGAGTTTTGGCCGCTAGGGTCAGGGCTGATTTAAGCGAGGTAGAAAATGAAAGTTCGTGCTTCAGTTAAGAAAGTTTGCCGTAACTGCAAAATGGTCAAGCGCAACGGTGTTCTGCGGGTAATCTGCAGCGTTGAGCCACGTCACAAGCAGCGTCAAGGCTAATTTAAGTGCCGAAGTTGTTGTTTAGCAACTTCGGCAAAGCCAGTTTTGTGGGTACTGAAACCTACATTCTGGTCAGGGGGCGTTGACTGTCGCTTAGGGAGCAATCCCTCGGCTATTGCATTTCGCTGGTATGTTCGCTATCCTGCTGCGCCTTTTGGTGTAGTGGGTGGCGTGCTTTGCCGTCAACGCTACAATTTTGTGCTTTATGGAGTAAATTGAATGGCCCGTATTGCTGGTGTCAATATACCAGATAACAAACACGCGGTTATCTCCTTAACCTACGTTTACGGCATCGGTCGCCCGACTGCTAAAGTAATTCTGGCTGCGACTGGTATTGCTGAAACGACAAAGGTTGGCGAGTTGTCCGAAGAACAATTGGACGTGCTGCGTGGTGAAATCGCCAAGCGTACGGTTGAAGGCGATCTGCGTCGTGAAATCAACATGAACATCAAGCGATTGATGGATCTTGGTTGTTATCGCGGCTTGCGTCATCGTCGCAACCTACCACTTCGTGGTCAGCGCACCAAGACAAACGCCCGCACCCGCAAGGGTCCGCGCAAGCCAATTAAGAAATAAATTGGCTTTTCGGTAACCAAAGGTTTAGGAAGAGATTGCTATGGCCAAGCCAAGTAATAAGACTGTTCGCAAGAAAGTCAAAAAGACCGTGGTTGATGGTGTTGCCCACATCCACGCTTCTTTTAATAACACGATTGTGACCATCACCGACCGCCAGGGTAACACCCTTTCATGGGCGACTGCCGGTGGTTCAGGTTTCCGTGGTTCACGTAAAAGTACGCCATTTGCTGCACAGGTTGCTGCAGAGCGTGCAGGTCAGGCCGCGCAAGAATACGGCTTGAAGAACCTAGATGTGGAAGTAAAGGGCCCAGGCCCAGGCCGCGAATCTGCTGTTCGCGCGCTGAATAATGTTGGCTACAAAATTACCAACATCGTTGACGTCACGCCGATTCCACACAATGGCTGTCGTCCTTCCAAGAAGCGTCGCGTCTAAGGGGACTTGAACAATGGCACGTTATATCGGACCAAAGTGTAAGCTGGCGCGTCGCGAGGGAACAGATCTGTTCCTGAAGAGTGGCGCACGCCCGCTAGATTCAAAATGTAAGGCAGAAACTGCACCTGGCCAACATGGTCAACGTCGCGGTCGTTTATCCGACTACGGTGTGCAGCTTCGCGAAAAGCAAAAAGTTCGTCGTATTTACGGCATTCTTGAAAAGCAATTCCGTGGTTACTACAAAGAAGCAGCCCGTCGTAAGGGTGCAACCGGTGAAAACCTGTTGAAGCTGTTGGAAACGCGTTTAGATAACGTTGTTTACCGTATGGGTTTCGGTTCTACACGTTCCGAAAGCCGTCAGTTGGTTTCTCATAAGACGATTTTGGTTAACGGCAAGACCGTAAACATCCCGTCTTATCAAGTAGCTGAAGGCGACGTGGTTGCCGTGCGTGAAAAGTCAAAGACTCAGCTGCGTATTGCGCAAGCTCTGACCTTGGCTGCACAGCGCGCAGACGTTGAGTGGGTTGATGTGAGCAGCGATAAGAAGGAAGGCACTTTCAAGCGCGTTCCCGATCGTGGCGATCTATCTGCCGACATCAACGAAAACCTGATCGTTGAACTTTACTCCAAGTAATTAACCCCTAACAGGAACGGCTATGCAGAGTGCAGTAAACGAGTTTTATACACCGCGTCATATCGACGTTACCGAATTGAGCTCAACCCGCTCAAAGGTGGTTCTAGAGCCTCTGGAGCGTGGTTTTGGTCATACGTTGGGCAATGCGTTGCGTCGCATATTGCTATCTTCCATGCCCGGTTGTGCGATCACCGAAGTTAAAATCGACGGTGTACAACACGAGTACAGCGCTATCGAAGGCGTGCAGGAAGACGTTATCGAAATCCTGCTCAACCTGAAGGGTGTGGCAGTAATCATGCACGGTAAAGATCAGGTTGAACTGACTTTATCGAAAAAAGGTGCGGGCGTTGTAACCGCTGGCGATATCCAAGTTGATCACGAAGTTGAGATTAAAAATCCCGACCACGTTATTGCTAATATCACCGGTGACAAAGCGCTCAACATGAAGCTGACCGTGTCACGCGGTCGCGGCTATGAGCCAGCTGATCAGCGTCACAGCGACGAGGAAGAAACTCGCGCTATTGGTCGCTTGCAGTTGGATGCATCTTTCAGCCCGGTTAAGCGCTTAGCTTATTCAGTAGAAAGTGCGCGTGTTGAACAGCGTACCGATTTGGATAAGTTAGTGTTGGATTTAGAGACCAATGGCACAATCGAGCCAGAGGAAGCTATCCGTCGCGCAGCTACTATCCTGCAGCAGCAGTTGGCAGTATTTGTTGATCTGGAAGGCGAGAAAGAAGCTGAGCCAGTGCGTAAAGAAGAAGAAATCGATCCGGTGCTGTTGCGCCCAGTTGATGACCTCGAGCTTACCGTACGCTCTGCCAATTGCTTGAAAGCTGAGAACATTTACTACATCGGCGATCTGATTCAGCGCACCGAAGTTGAGCTGTTGAAGACCCCGAACCTGGGTAAAAAGTCACTGACCGAAATCAAAGATATTCTTGCTTCGCGCGGTTTGTCTTTGGGTATGCGTCTTGAAAACTGGCCACCAGCTAGTCTTCGTTCAGACGACAAGTAGGTAGATTCTGTGCGCGGTACGCCGCGCGCTTAACAAGATTTGCTGTGATAGCAATCAGAATGAATAGGATTTAGCGTCATGCGTCATCGTAAAAGTGGCCGTCAACTGAATCGTAACAGCTCACACCGTAAGGCTATGTTCAAGAACATGGCGATTTCTTTGGTTGAGCATGAACTGATTAAGACTACTTTGCCAAAGGCAAAGGAACTGCGCCGCGTCGTAGAGCCTTTGATCACTTTGTCAAAGACTGACAGTGTTGCAAACCGTCGTTTAGCGTTCAGCCGTCTGAACAATGATAAAGCGGTTGGTAAGCTGTTCAACGAACTAGGCCCACGCTTCGAAGGCCGCCCCGGCGGTTATGTTCGTATTTTGAAATGTGGTTTGCGTACCGGCGACAAGGCTCCTATGGCCTATGTTGAGTTGGTTGATCGCAATGCCAAGGTTGAAGCTGCTGAGTAATTAGCGCTGAGATCAAAAAAAGGCCGAGCTTATGCTCGGCCTTTTTTTTGCCCTCATTCTAGGCGTTAATATTTTTCTAATGGCAATCGCGACATTCGTCTTTCCTCGCGGTTCCTATGTCGGCATAGATATCCTTGATTTTAAGGCGGAGTTACCAATTTGCGACAGACCCGTACAGCAAAAAGGCGCTCGAGTGAGCAAAGTCTTGTTGACGGTTTAGCGGCCGCTTAGCATGAGTGCTCATAATATTATCAGCCCTAATGTAGGTTGGTTAAAAATCACTGGAGATATCAATGTTTAAGCCCCGTCTACTTTCCCAAGCGCTCGCTATGTCAGCGGTTAGTCTGTCCGCACCACATGTTCTGGCTCAAGACGCCGCCATCTTCGATATCGAAGAAGTTATCGTTACGGCGACCCGACGTGCAGAAGGCGTCCAGGATATTCCCTATAACATTACAGCAGTGAATGGCGAAGCGCTCCGTGAGCTCGGCGCCACAAGCTTGTCAAAAATGGCCCAATTTGTTCCTGGTATGCAGATGGTTGATGCTGGTGCGCGCGGTACCAGCCTGGTGACCCTAAGGGGGATGAACATTGGAGGCTTACAAGCGTCAGAAAACCAAGGCGGTAAAGATGTCATTTCCCGTTATGTAAACGACACACCTTTATTAATCGACTTTAAACTCATCGACATTGAGCGGATTGAAGTGTTACGTGGTCCTCAGGGCACGCTTTACGGTCGTGGCGCCATGGGTGGTACCGTTCGTTATATCTTGAACAAGCCAAGCACTGAGGCTTTTGAAGGCGAAGTTTACGGCAAGATGTCGCAAAACGCCGAAAGTGACAGCCTGTCCTATGAAACCAATGCGATAGTAAATATTCCCTTGTCAGAAACGGTTGCGGCGCGCTTTGCCGTAGGCTATCTCGATGATGCGGGCTTTATTGATTACACCGACGTGCTCACTCAACCAGGCATATCAAACAATTCCCGCGTTGTAAAAGATGCTAATAACGAACAAACCACTAGTGCTCGCGCTTCCTTGCGCTGGGAGCCTACCGAGGAGTTCTATGTACAAGCTAATTACTTCGTGCAAGATCAAGATGCAGGCGCGCGTCAGGCAGGTAATGAGCTTTATACCGGCAACAAATATCATTCCGCCATGCGTTACGTTGAGCCCTATGAAGCTAAAGATCAGCTTGCTAACGTAGAGTTTGATTGGAAAACCGATTATGTAGAGATTTTCTCCACTACTTCTTTAGCCAGTTTTACCGGTAGAGGTCAGCGCGATCAAACCGATCTATTGGTTGTGGATATTTGGCCTGGTTACGCCGATTTCCCAGAGTTTTCGGCGTTCACGCAAGAGCTTGATGATGTAGATACCTTAGTGCACGAGACGCGCTTCCTTTCTACGGGCGATGGCGCAATCGACTGGATCGCCGGCATCTACTACGAGAATGAAGAGTCCGAAGGTTCGTCTACAGAGTACACGCCTGGGTATCAGGATTGGGCTGGTATCGATACCGGTTGGGGTGAGGTTGAATATCTAGCTACGAATAAGGATACCTTTACCGAAAAAGCGGTGTTTGGTGAGGTTACCTGGCACATCACCGATGCCATGCAGGTAACCGGTGGCTTACGTCGCTTCGAGCAAACCTTGAATATCAAAGAAGATTGTACATTACTCGCGATCTACAACTGGAATGGCACTCCTGGTGATGCTACAGAGCCCGAGTGTGATTCGGGTAAGGGCTCGGTTAAAGATTCTGTCGGTAAGCTCAATGTATCTTATGACCTTACCGAAGATATGATGGTGTATGGAACTTGGGCTGAAGGCTTCCGCCGCGGTGGAGTTAATATTGGGCCTGGCCTGCTTGCTAGTGAAAAAACCTACGCGCCAGACAAGGCTACAAACTATGAGCTAGGTTTGCGCTCTACTTGGGTTGATGGTCGAGTTACGGCTAATGCGGCGTTGTTTCAGATTGATTGGTCTGACTTGCAAGTACCCACCAAGTCTCAAGAAAATGCGTTAAACATTACTAAGAACGGTCAGGAAGGTCAGATTCGAGGCGTTGAATTAACCTTGCAGGCCTATGCAACAGAGCGACTTCGCCTTGATGGCTGGATAACTTTCTACGACACGCAGCTGACAGAGGATGCGCCTGAAATTAACGGTCTTGAGGGTGACGCCTTTCCAGGTGTACCAGAGTTGCAATTTAACTTAGCCGCTGATTACAGCATTCCGTTAGGTGCCGCTGAGTTAGTTCTTCGTGGTAACTACTACTGGAAAGACTCGGTAGCAACCCAGTTAAACGACACCATTGCTAACAACGGTGATTACGTTGAGCTCGATAGCTACGGCTTGCTCAACCTGAGCGCTGACTACGTGCAAGATCAATGGAATGTGAAGCTATTCATTGATAACGCAACTAATGAGTACTACGAGAATGGTGCACGTGGCGAAGCACGTTACGGTGATCGCGGTTCGTTCCGTTACGTGGGCAATCCACGCATGATAGGATTGGAAGCAGGTTACCGTTTCTAATTACTGTTTTTTGTTACAAAAAGGCGGCCTCGTGCCGCCTTTTTTCTGGGAGTGAACGGCTGTTGGATACTCAAGTTGAATGGTCTGCATTGCTCGCCCAAAGTCGGCAAGCCATGTCAGAACAAAATTGGCCGCGACTAAATCAATGCTGCAAGGCGTGGTTAAGTCGCTGGCCAAATCATTCTGAAGGTCACTTTCTTGCAGGTGTGCTCGCCGGGCAATCAGAGAGATATCAACTTGCTGCGCGCGCCTTTGAACGCGCCTTAAGTCTAGATGAGCAGCGCTGTGACGCGGCGGTTCATCTGGCCCGTTGTTTAGTTCGAACAGCTGAGCATGGCCGCGCAGCCGAATTAGTTCGCATAGCGAGTCCGGATATACAAAGCAGTGCATTTCTGCTCGATTTGGCCGGCTCGGTGTTGACCCACGTTGGGTGTCATCTAGAGGCGCTGCCTTATTTCACTAAAGCCGTTCAGCTAAAACCGTCGAATCCGCATTACTTAAGTAATCTCTCTGCGTGCGCACTGTTCAATGGCGAGATGTTATTGGCGCGCGATAGTCTCTTGAAAAATCTAGAATTAAGGCCGAAAGACGCACGTGCTTGGTGGCAGCTTTCACGCTTAAAGCAGAGCGCGCCTGAAGTCCTTAGCGGCCAAATTTGTCAATTTCTTTCTAGTTGGTCTGAACCACAAGATCTCGCTTATGCTAATTATGGCTTAGGTAAGTTAGCGGAAGATGTCGATGATTGGGTGAGTGCTTCCCGTTATTATCAAGCGGCTGCAGCACAGGCAAAGTTAATCGCACCGCCATATAATCAAGCAACAGAATCGGCTTTAGTTTCCGCTATTATTAAGCATTACGATGCCAGCTGGCTTGCCCAAGCTAAGCTCGCGGCAGTAAAAATTAATGCGTCTGACGAAACGAATCCGCTCTTTATTGTTGGTTTACCGCGTACCGGCACCACACTGGTGGATGCAGTTCTGTGTGCCCACTCTGCAGTGTCTGGTGCAGGCGAGTTACAGTTTCTTGGTGTAGGTGTTAAGTCTTTGAGTGGAGTCTTAAGTGCAGACCCAATTAATGCCGACATAATGACGGCAATGGCGGGTGTTAATGCTGACAAGCTGGCTGAGCGTTATTGGCGTGAATCGAATTATTTGGGGCGATTAGGCCGTTATCGAACTGATAAGCTGCCCTTTAATTATTACTACCTTGGGCTCATTGCAGCCGCTTTCCCGCGCGGGAAAATTGTCCATCTGACGCGCCACCCGCTTGACGCTTGCTTTGCCATCTATAAACAGTTGTTCGCCGGTGCCTATGCGTTTTCATACAACCTTGATGAGTTGGCGGAATACTATTTAGGTTATCACCGCTTGATGGCGCATTGGCGAAGTTTACTGGGCGATCGCTTGGTCGAGGTTAGTTACGAAAATTTGGTTGCCAACCCAGAAGAGGAGATTCGATCATTATTGGTGCGGTTGGATTTACCGTTCGAGTCAGCCTGCCTCAATTTTCATCAGCAAAAAAACACCGTAGCAACAGCAAGTGCGGCGCAAGTGCGGGAAAAGCCGCATACGCGCTCCGTCGGTCGATGGCAGCACTTTACCGAGTTAATGGCGCCGGTTAGAGAAAAATTAACCCAAGCCGGCGTGCTCCAATTTGCGCGTAATTGAAATTTAAGCTTTTGCTTTTTTAGTCTTAGTGCTTTTCGGCTTCGGCGCAGGGCCGGCTTTGGCCAACATGGGTTTCAAAAATTGACCCGTGTAAGACTGTTTAACTTTGGCAACATCCTCGGGTGTGCCCTGAGCGATAATTTCGCCACCGCCGCTGCCGCCTTCTGGCCCTAGGTCGACGATCCAATCCGCGGTTTTTATAACGTCTAAATTGTGTTCGATAACGACGACGGTATTGCCGTGATCGCGCAACCTATGCAGTACGTTTAATAGTTGTTGAATGTCGTAAAAATGCAGGCCGGTAGTCGGTTCATCGAGAATATAGAGGGTTTTACCTGTGTCGCGTTTAGATAGTTCTTTGGCGAGCTTGACCCTTTGCGCTTCGCCGCCAGACAGTGTTGTAGCGGCTTGGCCAAGGCGAATATAGGAAAGGCCAACATCCATCAATGTCTGTAATTTTTTCGCGATTGCAGGAACCGCGTCGAAAAATTCACGCGCATCCTCAACGGTAAGATCCAATACTTCATGAATGTTCTTACCCTTGAATTTTATTTCAAGGGTTTCGCGGTTGTAGCGTTTGCTTTTGCACACATCGCAAGGCACGTAGACATCGGGTAAAAAGTGCATTTCTACTTTAGTGACGCCGTCGCCTTGGCAGGCCTCACAGCGGCCACCTTTCACGTTAAAGCTAAACCGGCCAGCTTTGTAGCCGCGCGAGCGCGCTTCTTGCGTGCCGGCAAAAATGTCGCGAATTGGGGTGAAAATACCGGTATAGGTTGCTGGGTTTGAACGCGGCGTGCGGCCAATCGGGCTTTGATCAATATCGACACACTTGTCAAACTGATCCATGCCCTTAATGCTTTTATAGGGTGCAGGTTTTAGTGTGGTGGCCTTATTAAGTTCTGTTGCAGCGATGGGGTGCAGCGTTGCATTCACCAACGTTGATTTACCAGAGCCTGATACCCCGGTTACACAGGTCATTAAACCTACCGGAATTGTCAGCGTGACATCTTTCAAGTTGTTGCCGGTGGCGCCAGAAAGTATCAGCTCTTGCTTGGGGTCATAGGGCGTGCGTTTGCTTGGAATCGCAATAGATTTTCGGCCAGAGAGGTAGTCCGCCGTGAGCGAATTCTTCGCCTTAAGTACTTGTTGGTAAGTGCCCGCTGCCACCACTTCGCCGCCATGCACGCCGGCACCAGGGCCAATATCTATGAGGTAGTCGGCGCTGCGAATGGCATCTTCGTCGTGTTCTACCACGATCACCGTGTTACCCAGATCGCGTAGGTGCGTTAGCGTGCGAAGTAAGCGCTCATTATCGCGCTGGTGTAGGCCGATGGAGGGTTCGTCCAGAATGTACATTACGCCCACAAGGCCCGCACCAATCTGGCTGGCTAGCCTAATACGTTGCGCTTCGCCGCCGGATAGTGTTTCGGCGCTACGGCTAAGGGTTAGGTAATTGAGCCCAACATCGACCAGAAAGCGAAATCGATCCTGCAGCTCTTTCAGAATCTTACTGGCAATTTCTTGTTTACTGCCGGCAAATTTGAGCTTATTAAAATAATCGTAGGCCTCGCCCACCGGAAGGTTGGTAATTTCGGGTAGCGGTCGGTTGTCGATAAACACATTGCGCGCATCTTTGCGTAAACGTGTGCCTTCACATTCCGGGCAACTTTGATGGGAC from Simiduia curdlanivorans carries:
- a CDS encoding TonB-dependent receptor, whose amino-acid sequence is MFKPRLLSQALAMSAVSLSAPHVLAQDAAIFDIEEVIVTATRRAEGVQDIPYNITAVNGEALRELGATSLSKMAQFVPGMQMVDAGARGTSLVTLRGMNIGGLQASENQGGKDVISRYVNDTPLLIDFKLIDIERIEVLRGPQGTLYGRGAMGGTVRYILNKPSTEAFEGEVYGKMSQNAESDSLSYETNAIVNIPLSETVAARFAVGYLDDAGFIDYTDVLTQPGISNNSRVVKDANNEQTTSARASLRWEPTEEFYVQANYFVQDQDAGARQAGNELYTGNKYHSAMRYVEPYEAKDQLANVEFDWKTDYVEIFSTTSLASFTGRGQRDQTDLLVVDIWPGYADFPEFSAFTQELDDVDTLVHETRFLSTGDGAIDWIAGIYYENEESEGSSTEYTPGYQDWAGIDTGWGEVEYLATNKDTFTEKAVFGEVTWHITDAMQVTGGLRRFEQTLNIKEDCTLLAIYNWNGTPGDATEPECDSGKGSVKDSVGKLNVSYDLTEDMMVYGTWAEGFRRGGVNIGPGLLASEKTYAPDKATNYELGLRSTWVDGRVTANAALFQIDWSDLQVPTKSQENALNITKNGQEGQIRGVELTLQAYATERLRLDGWITFYDTQLTEDAPEINGLEGDAFPGVPELQFNLAADYSIPLGAAELVLRGNYYWKDSVATQLNDTIANNGDYVELDSYGLLNLSADYVQDQWNVKLFIDNATNEYYENGARGEARYGDRGSFRYVGNPRMIGLEAGYRF
- a CDS encoding tetratricopeptide repeat-containing sulfotransferase family protein — its product is MDTQVEWSALLAQSRQAMSEQNWPRLNQCCKAWLSRWPNHSEGHFLAGVLAGQSERYQLAARAFERALSLDEQRCDAAVHLARCLVRTAEHGRAAELVRIASPDIQSSAFLLDLAGSVLTHVGCHLEALPYFTKAVQLKPSNPHYLSNLSACALFNGEMLLARDSLLKNLELRPKDARAWWQLSRLKQSAPEVLSGQICQFLSSWSEPQDLAYANYGLGKLAEDVDDWVSASRYYQAAAAQAKLIAPPYNQATESALVSAIIKHYDASWLAQAKLAAVKINASDETNPLFIVGLPRTGTTLVDAVLCAHSAVSGAGELQFLGVGVKSLSGVLSADPINADIMTAMAGVNADKLAERYWRESNYLGRLGRYRTDKLPFNYYYLGLIAAAFPRGKIVHLTRHPLDACFAIYKQLFAGAYAFSYNLDELAEYYLGYHRLMAHWRSLLGDRLVEVSYENLVANPEEEIRSLLVRLDLPFESACLNFHQQKNTVATASAAQVREKPHTRSVGRWQHFTELMAPVREKLTQAGVLQFARN
- the uvrA gene encoding excinuclease ABC subunit UvrA, giving the protein MDTIQVRGARTHNLKNIDLDIPRDKLVVVTGLSGSGKSSLAFDTLYAEGQRRYVESLSTYARQFLSMMDKPDVDHVEGLSPAISIEQKSTSHNPRSTVGTITEIYDYLRLLYARVGEPRCPIHGEPLAAQTVSEMVDQVLALPEGTKIMLLAPLVRDRKGEHLHILEQLKRDGFIRARIDGLVVDLDDAPALDKKKKHAIDVVVDRFKVKDDLQLRLAESFETALNLAEGQAMISYMDGDGADRIFSAKHACPICDYSLAELEPRLFSFNSPAGACPSCDGLGMRQYFDEEKIVHDEELTLAEGAIRGWDRRNVYYFHMLTSIAEHYKFSIDTPWKKLRKKDRDAVLKGSGETEISFRYVNDRGDIYQRTHCFEGVMPNMERRYRDTDSQMVREDLTKFLSHQSCPECEGTRLRKDARNVFIDNRPLPEITNLPVGEAYDYFNKLKFAGSKQEIASKILKELQDRFRFLVDVGLNYLTLSRSAETLSGGEAQRIRLASQIGAGLVGVMYILDEPSIGLHQRDNERLLRTLTHLRDLGNTVIVVEHDEDAIRSADYLIDIGPGAGVHGGEVVAAGTYQQVLKAKNSLTADYLSGRKSIAIPSKRTPYDPKQELILSGATGNNLKDVTLTIPVGLMTCVTGVSGSGKSTLVNATLHPIAATELNKATTLKPAPYKSIKGMDQFDKCVDIDQSPIGRTPRSNPATYTGIFTPIRDIFAGTQEARSRGYKAGRFSFNVKGGRCEACQGDGVTKVEMHFLPDVYVPCDVCKSKRYNRETLEIKFKGKNIHEVLDLTVEDAREFFDAVPAIAKKLQTLMDVGLSYIRLGQAATTLSGGEAQRVKLAKELSKRDTGKTLYILDEPTTGLHFYDIQQLLNVLHRLRDHGNTVVVIEHNLDVIKTADWIVDLGPEGGSGGGEIIAQGTPEDVAKVKQSYTGQFLKPMLAKAGPAPKPKSTKTKKAKA